Proteins from one Ipomoea triloba cultivar NCNSP0323 chromosome 1, ASM357664v1 genomic window:
- the LOC116013912 gene encoding 11 kDa late embryogenesis abundant protein-like — MQSAKETASNAAATAKSGMEKTKASVQEKAEKMTTRDPVQKEMSRAKKDERKREAELEKQATKDQNAASKQAAAAGGTPAYTTGAEGGVYDPNVAGGRHGSGPTGLL; from the exons ATGCAGTCAGCAAAAGAGACAGCCTCCAACGCCGCCGCAACCGCCAAGTCCGGCATGGAGAAGACTAAGGCCTCCGTCCAAGAAAAG GCAGAGAAGATGACAACCAGAGATCCGGTCCAGAAAGAGATGTCGAGAGCGAAGAAAGACGAAAGAAAGCGCGAGGCGGAACTGGAGAAACAGGCTACCAAAGACCAAAATGCAGCCTCCAAACAGGCGGCAGCCGCCGGCGGAACTCCGGCCTATACCACTGGTGCTGAAGGTGGAGTGTATGACCCGAATGTTGCCGGCGGCCGCCATGGATCCGGCCCTACCGGATTACTGTAG